A part of Phoenix dactylifera cultivar Barhee BC4 chromosome 2, palm_55x_up_171113_PBpolish2nd_filt_p, whole genome shotgun sequence genomic DNA contains:
- the LOC103718497 gene encoding V-type proton ATPase 16 kDa proteolipid subunit: MSSFSGDETAPFFGFLGAAAALVFSCMGAAYGTAKSGVGVASMGVMRPELVMKSIVPVVMAGVLGIYGLIIAVIISTGINPKAKSYYLFDGYAHLSSGLACGLAGLSAGMAIGIVGDAGVRANAQQPKLFVGMILILIFAEALALYGLIVGIILSSRAGQSRAD; the protein is encoded by the exons ATGTCCAGCTTCAGCGGTGACGAGACCGCCCCCTTCTTCGGCTTCCTCGGCGCCGCGGCCGCCCTCGTCTTCTCCT GTATGGGGGCGGCGTACGGGACGgcgaagagcggggtgggggtgGCGTCGATGGGGGTGATGAGGCCGGAGCTGGTGATGAAGTCGATCGTGCCGGTGGTGATGGCGGGGGTGCTGGGGATATACGGCCTCATCATCGCCGTCATCATCAGCACCGGGATCAACCCCAAGGCCAAGTCCTACTACCTCTTCGACGGCTACGCCCACCTTTCCTCCGGCCTCGCCTGCGGCCTCGCCGGCCTCTCCGCCGGCATGGCTATCGGCATCGTCGGCGACGCCGGCGTCAG AGCCAATGCGCAACAGCCCAAACTTTTTGTTGGAATGATCCTTATCCTCATCTTTGCCGAAGCGTTGGCCCTGTATGGCCTCATTGTTGGCATCATTCTGTCATCTCGTGCAGGCCAATCAAGAGCAGACTAG
- the LOC103718498 gene encoding arginine decarboxylase-like, protein MPAHLDAALPHSTYGFARTGSRIPPESLPGGAPLAGRDHLTPWSTDLSAELYKIDGWGAPYFSVNAAGNIAVRPHGATTLPHQEIDLMKAVRKAVDQKPAGGLGLRLPLLVRFPDVLRHRLESLHAAFDLAVRSNGYGSRYQGVYPVKCNQDRYVVEDIVEAGAPFHFGLEAGSKPELLLAMSCLLRGSPEAFLICNGYKDVEYVELALTARALGLNAIVVLEQEEELLTVVEAGRRLGIRPVIGLRAKLRTKHAGHFGSTSGEKGKFGLTAAQILPVVRRLQRLEMLDCLQLLHFHIGSQIPTTALLADGVREAAQIYCELARLGAAMRVIDVGGGLGIDYDGTRSAGSDASVGYGLEEYAAAVVRTVRDACDRRRMRHPIICSESGRALVSHHSVLVFEAFSSSSCSAVAEPVPIGPDVAHLLEGLVDYRSLVAAAVRGEYETCLLYAEQLKRRCVERFKEGLLGLEHLAAVDGLCEVLAKENGHAEPVRAYHVNLSVFTSLPDFWAIGQLFPIAPIHRLDQRPGVSAVLQDLTCDSDGKVDRFIGGWSSLPVHELDGEDGGYFLGMFLGGAYQEALGGAHNLFAGPSVVRVEQSEGPHCFAVTRAVPGASCADVLRAMQHEPEVMFEGLKGRAGDFGGGGAAARRLARAFNSMPYLVRGGGGGERGGPAGGRGDDDDAEEWDLMRGLTL, encoded by the coding sequence ATGCCGGCCCACTTAGATGCTGCGCTTCCGCATTCTACCTACGGTTTCGCCCGGACTGGATCTCGTATCCCGCCGGAGTCACTTCCCGGCGGCGCTCCTTTGGCGGGGAGGGATCACCTCACCCCGTGGTCCACCGACCTCTCTGCGGAGCTCTACAAGATCGACGGCTGGGGAGCCCCCTACTTCTCCGTCAACGCCGCCGGCAACATCGCTGTCCGGCCCCACGGCGCCACCACACTCCCCCACCAGGAGATCGACCTGATGAAGGCCGTCCGGAAGGCCGTCGACCAGAAGCCCGCCGGCGGCCTCGGCCTCCGGCTCCCCCTCCTCGTCCGTTTCCCCGACGTCCTCCGCCACCGCCTCGAGTCCCTCCACGCCGCCTTCGACCTCGCTGTCCGATCCAACGGCTACGGCTCCCGCTACCAGGGGGTCTACCCGGTGAAGTGCAATCAAGACCGCTACGTCGTGGAGGACATCGTGGAGGCCGGTGCCCCTTTTCACTTCGGTCTCGAGGCTGGATCCAAGCCGGAGCTCCTTCTCGCCATGAGCTGCCTCCTTAGAGGAAGCCCCGAGGCCTTCCTCATCTGCAACGGCTACAAGGACGTGGAGTACGTCGAGCTCGCCCTTACGGCCAGGGCTTTGGGCCTCAACGCCATCGTTGTTTTGgagcaggaggaggagctcctcaCGGTGGTGGAGGCCGGCCGGAGGCTTGGCATCCGGCCGGTGATCGGCCTCCGGGCTAAGCTCCGGACCAAGCACGCCGGCCACTTCGGTTCCACCTCCGGCGAGAAGGGCAAGTTCGGGCTCACCGCCGCCCAGATACTCCCCGTGGTTCGGCGGCTCCAGCGACTCGAGATGCTCGACTGCCTGCAGCTCCTCCACTTCCACATCGGCTCACAGATCCCCACCACCGCCCTCCTCGCCGACGGCGTCAGAGAGGCCGCCCAGATCTACTGCGAGCTCGCTCGCCTGGGCGCGGCCATGCGCGTCATCGACGTCGGCGGCGGCCTCGGCATCGACTATGACGGGACCCGGTCGGCCGGCTCCGACGCGTCGGTCGGCTACGGCCTCGAGGAGTACGCGGCCGCGGTGGTCCGGACGGTCCGGGACGCATGCGACCGGCGCCGCATGCGGCACCCGATCATCTGCAGCGAGAGCGGGCGAGCCCTCGTGTCCCACCACTCGGTCCTCGTCTTCGAGGCCTTCTCCTCATCCTCCTGCTCTGCCGTGGCCGAGCCGGTTCCCATCGGGCCGGACGTCGCCCATCTTCTGGAGGGACTCGTGGACTACCGTAGCCTGGTGGCGGCCGCCGTGCGGGGGGAGTACGAGACGTGCCTCCTGTATGCGGAGCAGCTGAAGCGGCGGTGCGTGGAGCGGTTCAAGGAAGGGCTCCTCGGCCTGGAGCACCTGGCGGCGGTGGACGGCCTATGCGAGGTGCTCGCCAAGGAGAACGGTCATGCCGAGCCGGTCCGGGCGTACCACGTGAACCTCTCGGTGTTCACGTCGCTGCCGGATTTCTGGGCTATCGGGCAGCTGTTCCCGATCGCGCCGATCCACCGGCTGGACCAGCGGCCAGGGGTGAGCGCGGTTCTGCAGGACCTGACCTGCGACAGCGACGGGAAGGTGGACCGGTTTATCGGCGGTTGGTCCAGCCTCCCGGTCCACGAGCTTGACGGAGAGGATGGCGGGTACTTTCTGGGGATGTTTTTGGGAGGGGCCTACCAGGAGGCGCTGGGCGGGGCCCACAACCTGTTCGCGGGGCCCAGCGTGGTGCGGGTGGAGCAAAGCGAGGGACCGCACTGCTTCGCGGTGACGCGGGCGGTGCCGGGGGCGTCGTGCGCGGATGTGCTGAGGGCGATGCAGCACGAGCCGGAGGTGATGTTCGAGGGGCTCAAGGGGCGTGCGGGGGATTTTGGCGGAGGAGGGGCTGCGGCACGCCGGCTCGCCAGGGCGTTCAACTCCATGCCCTACCTGGtgcgcggcggcggcggaggagagcGTGGCGGCCCCGCAGGTGGACGCGGGGATGACGACGATGCGGAGGAGTGGGACTTGATGCGGGGGTTGACCTTGTGA